TCTGATCCTAATCATCGCGATGTACCCCCGGTGCCTGACTATAATGAGGAGTATTTTGATAAATTCTTTTTAGACTTAGGTTCTGAGAAATCTAAAGAATTGATTAGTCTGTTTGGCAGGGTAAAAAATGAGAAGAATGACAAATTTAAGCATGAAGTTTCTTGGCTTTATTGGTGTATAAGCGAATTGTATTCTCTAGATATTAAGTATTCCGGTGAAGAAGGATATGAATATTGGTCTGATGGACAGAAACTTTTTATGCCTAGGCCCACGATTGATCAACAATATTTAAAAGTGAGAGAAGGAATAATAAAGCATGCTTTAAGATGATAATCATCTTAAAGCATGCTTTATTACATTGTTTGAATCTTCTATTTTCATGATGAATGTGTATATAAAAAATTTAAAAGCATGGCTAATGTAATTTATTTAAGTTAGAAGTGGTGTTGTAACGATGGAAAGAAGCCCCCAACGGATGTTATTATTTTAGATATAGTAATGGGGTGACATTTGGTTTATAGGAAAAGTAATGATAAAATTCTTAGGGCGAACGTCTTCTATACTAAAAAAATATAAATTTATTTATATTTTTTTAGTATAGAAGACGTTCGCCCTAAGAATTTTATTACTACTTTTCCTATAAACCAAATGACCAACCACCCCATCACTATATCTAAAATAATAACATCTGTTGGGGGCTTCTTTTCATCATTACAACACCACTTTTCTAACTTAAAT
The Borreliella spielmanii genome window above contains:
- a CDS encoding P52 family lipoprotein — protein: SDPNHRDVPPVPDYNEEYFDKFFLDLGSEKSKELISLFGRVKNEKNDKFKHEVSWLYWCISELYSLDIKYSGEEGYEYWSDGQKLFMPRPTIDQQYLKVREGIIKHALR